A window of Candidatus Eremiobacteraceae bacterium genomic DNA:
TTTAGCGAGACCGCTCCCTTATCGAGACTACACAGCGCCGATCAGTTCTGCGAATTTGGCGAGATCGATATTGCCGCCCGACACGACTGCGACGATCGGGCCCGTACCCGCCTTGCCGGAAAGTGCTGCGGCGACCGGAAGCGCGCCGGCTCCCTCGGCGACGACGCGCGAGCGCTCGGCTAGGATTCGCATCGCGCGCTTCACATCATCGAGCGTCACGACGATCGAGCCGTCGACGACGTCCTTCATGCGATCCCACATGCGCGGGAAGATGCTCTTGCCGCCGGCCCCGTCGACGAACGTCGCCTGCCAGCGTCCGAACTTCGTCGGCGCTTTCGCCGCGAACGATGCGGCGCCGGGTGCGGCCGTTTCGGGTTCGGCTCCGAGCACTCGGACGCGTTTCGATCGCGCCTTGATGCCCGAAGCGATGCCGGCGATGAGTCCGCCGCCGCCGATCGCAGCGACGACGGCGGAGACGTCGGGAAGGTCTTCCATGATCTCCAAACCGATCGTCGCGTTGCCCGCGACGAAGTCGTCGTCGTCGAACGGATGGATGAACGCACCGCGGACGCCCGGGAACTCGCGCTTCTCCATCGCTTCCCAGCATGCGTCGAACGACGCTTTGACGAGCCGAGCGCCGAGCGCTTGCATGCGCTCGACCTTCGTGGCGGGCGCGGTGTCGATCGTGACGACAGTGCACGGCACGCGCGCCTGACGCGCCGCGTAGGCGACGCCTTGACCGGCGTTGCCGGCGCTGATCGTCCAAACGCCTTCCGCGCGGCGATCGGCCGGGAGCATCGCAACCGCATTCGCCGCGCCGCGAAGCTTGAACGAGTTGGTCGGCTGGAGATTCTCAAGCTTCAGATAGATCTCAGGCTTAGGAACGCCGTGGTCGAGCCGGATGAGCGGGGTGCGGATGACGGTGCCCTTGATCCGCTCGCGGGCCGCCTCGATCGCTTCGATAGATATAGGATGAATTTCAGGAAGCACGTGCTGCATAACGGCGCCTACTACGCTCCAGAAGAAGATGATGCCTTGACGGTGAGACGGTCGAGCAACGCGCCGACGCTCGCCAGGGCGTTGTTGCCCATCTGTCGATGGCGGAGCTTCCCGTCGCGGTCGAAGACGAAGTAGCCGGGCGAGAAAGGGCATTCGAAAATCGCGCGCAGCTCGCCGCGCCGATCGATGGCGCAGGGATGGTTCATCTGCATCAGCTCGAGCGCGTCGCGCTGAACAGCGGCGACGTCGACCGACGTCGACTCAGGACGCGGCGAAAATACGGCGATCATGTCGAGCACCTCGACGCCGAGCTTAGCTCGCCACTCGTTGACGAGCTCGGCGCCGTCGTGGCACAACGGGCAACCGTGAGACCA
This region includes:
- a CDS encoding pyridoxal-phosphate dependent enzyme, translated to MQHVLPEIHPISIEAIEAARERIKGTVIRTPLIRLDHGVPKPEIYLKLENLQPTNSFKLRGAANAVAMLPADRRAEGVWTISAGNAGQGVAYAARQARVPCTVVTIDTAPATKVERMQALGARLVKASFDACWEAMEKREFPGVRGAFIHPFDDDDFVAGNATIGLEIMEDLPDVSAVVAAIGGGGLIAGIASGIKARSKRVRVLGAEPETAAPGAASFAAKAPTKFGRWQATFVDGAGGKSIFPRMWDRMKDVVDGSIVVTLDDVKRAMRILAERSRVVAEGAGALPVAAALSGKAGTGPIVAVVSGGNIDLAKFAELIGAV
- a CDS encoding TlpA disulfide reductase family protein, whose protein sequence is MKLGDSAPAFDDRVEWLDGAKAAPRIGLPLLVHFWSHGCPLCHDGAELVNEWRAKLGVEVLDMIAVFSPRPESTSVDVAAVQRDALELMQMNHPCAIDRRGELRAIFECPFSPGYFVFDRDGKLRHRQMGNNALASVGALLDRLTVKASSSSGA